A window from Aureibacillus halotolerans encodes these proteins:
- a CDS encoding M16 family metallopeptidase, which yields MLRTHTCSNGVRIVAEPLPNVQSVALGLWIKTGSRHETASQNGMSHFLEHMMFKGTPTRSAKEIAAFFDRIGGEVNAYTSKEYTCFHARVLGTHAKATIDVLADMFLNSSFDEGEIEKEKKVVTEEIKMYEDTPDDLVHDVLMEASYRDHPLGRPILGTVNTVKQFSKSTLTAFQKKHYTPSNVVISIAGNYDDAVLAQLEEGFGSFTVSGNEAFEAQTPAFEGLTLERTKDTEQAHLCLGYEGVPINDKRIFPMSIVNNHLGGSMSSRLFQKIREDLGLAYSVFSYHSSFADVGLLTIYAGTGSEQLEQLRDVIDHCLTTLTNGLTEDELLMQKEQLKGHLLLSMEGTGSHMQRNGKNELLLGKHRTNEELIQLINNVTLDDCHTLIEQVFKGKKATAIVT from the coding sequence TTGCTTAGAACACATACATGCAGCAACGGCGTTCGAATTGTTGCAGAACCCCTACCAAATGTTCAATCAGTCGCATTGGGCCTTTGGATTAAAACCGGATCAAGACATGAGACTGCGTCGCAAAATGGCATGTCTCATTTTTTAGAACACATGATGTTTAAAGGGACACCTACACGATCTGCAAAGGAAATTGCAGCGTTTTTTGATCGGATTGGCGGAGAAGTCAATGCTTATACGTCCAAGGAGTATACGTGCTTTCATGCCCGAGTGCTAGGAACACATGCCAAAGCAACGATAGACGTGTTGGCTGATATGTTTCTGAATTCGTCCTTTGACGAAGGCGAGATCGAGAAAGAGAAAAAGGTCGTAACAGAGGAAATAAAGATGTACGAGGATACACCTGACGATCTTGTGCACGATGTTCTTATGGAAGCCAGCTATCGTGATCACCCGTTAGGTAGGCCAATTTTAGGCACAGTGAATACGGTGAAACAGTTTTCAAAATCAACATTGACCGCCTTTCAAAAAAAGCATTACACTCCGAGCAATGTCGTCATCTCCATCGCAGGCAATTACGACGATGCCGTACTTGCTCAATTGGAAGAAGGCTTTGGTTCGTTTACTGTGTCGGGGAATGAAGCTTTTGAAGCACAAACACCAGCTTTTGAAGGATTGACACTTGAGCGCACAAAAGATACCGAGCAGGCACACCTATGCCTCGGGTACGAGGGCGTGCCCATTAATGACAAGCGCATCTTTCCAATGTCAATCGTAAACAACCACCTAGGAGGCAGCATGAGCAGTCGACTGTTCCAAAAAATACGTGAGGATTTAGGACTCGCCTACTCCGTCTTTTCCTACCATTCCTCCTTTGCAGACGTTGGCTTGCTTACCATTTACGCAGGTACGGGTAGTGAACAGCTAGAGCAATTGCGAGACGTGATAGACCACTGCCTAACAACCCTAACCAATGGATTAACAGAAGATGAACTGCTCATGCAAAAAGAACAGCTTAAAGGTCATCTGCTTTTGTCTATGGAAGGCACAGGAAGCCATATGCAGCGCAACGGGAAAAATGAGCTCCTGCTAGGCAAACACCGCACAAACGAAGAATTGATCCAACTCATCAACAACGTCACCCTCGACGACTGCCATACCCTCATAGAGCAAGTATTTAAAGGGAAAAAAGCCACAGCCATTGTGACGTAG
- a CDS encoding YlmC/YmxH family sporulation protein produces MRLSELNSKEIIDLNNGERHGTVGQCDLEIDVRSGNIHRIIVPDLKWLGLKKASDRLTIEWSDIETIGKDMVLINSRVELSDVD; encoded by the coding sequence TTGCGACTAAGTGAACTGAATTCAAAAGAAATCATTGATTTGAACAATGGAGAGCGGCATGGCACGGTCGGGCAATGCGACCTTGAGATTGATGTGCGTTCAGGGAACATTCATAGAATTATTGTTCCTGACTTGAAGTGGCTTGGGCTCAAAAAAGCAAGTGATCGCCTGACCATTGAGTGGAGTGATATTGAAACGATTGGCAAGGACATGGTTCTTATAAACAGTAGAGTGGAATTGTCTGATGTGGACTAA
- the dpaA gene encoding dipicolinic acid synthetase subunit A: protein MTEGKHIAMFGGDARQLEVVRFLQEAGAQLSLYGFDQLDTVDTSAVKKSWQTADLSNTDAVLLPVSGIQLNGTIESMFSNERVELSLEALKQTPAHCKVFTGIANDTLVKLCHAANRTLIPILDRDDVAIFNSIPTAEGAVMMVIQNTDYTIHSSKVAVLGWGRTGITVARTFHALGANVFVGARSSSHLARIEETGYTSFHTSDMQAHLNDVNICINTIPDQMLTKDILQTMSTNTLIIDLASKPGGTDFKYAEELGLKAILAPGLPGIVAPKTAGQILAKILSQLLQQNDEEAKGEVS, encoded by the coding sequence TTGACAGAGGGAAAACATATCGCAATGTTTGGCGGAGATGCAAGGCAGTTAGAGGTTGTTCGTTTTTTACAGGAGGCTGGCGCTCAGCTTAGCTTGTACGGCTTTGATCAATTGGACACGGTAGACACAAGTGCTGTGAAAAAGAGTTGGCAGACCGCGGATCTTTCTAATACCGATGCGGTGCTTTTGCCAGTGTCTGGCATTCAGTTAAATGGGACCATTGAATCCATGTTTTCAAACGAGCGTGTTGAGCTCTCTTTAGAAGCTCTGAAGCAGACACCTGCGCACTGCAAAGTGTTCACGGGAATTGCAAACGATACGCTTGTCAAGCTGTGTCACGCAGCGAATCGAACGCTAATACCAATACTTGACCGGGATGATGTGGCGATATTTAACTCGATTCCTACCGCAGAGGGCGCTGTGATGATGGTCATTCAAAATACAGATTACACCATTCATTCATCTAAAGTCGCCGTTCTTGGCTGGGGACGTACTGGCATTACGGTGGCTCGAACGTTTCATGCTCTTGGTGCCAATGTCTTTGTTGGCGCACGAAGCTCAAGTCATCTGGCGCGTATTGAGGAAACCGGCTATACATCCTTTCACACCTCTGATATGCAAGCGCATCTAAATGATGTCAATATTTGCATCAATACCATTCCGGATCAAATGCTTACAAAGGACATCTTGCAAACCATGTCTACGAACACGCTCATTATTGACCTTGCTTCAAAGCCGGGAGGAACAGACTTCAAATATGCAGAAGAACTTGGGCTTAAAGCCATTCTTGCGCCTGGATTGCCTGGGATCGTGGCACCGAAAACAGCAGGTCAAATCTTGGCGAAAATCCTCTCCCAGTTACTCCAGCAAAACGATGAGGAAGCGAAAGGAGAGGTGAGCTAA
- a CDS encoding dipicolinate synthase subunit B, giving the protein MKLKGKRIGFGMTGSHCTYEEVMPQMQVLMDEGAKVVPIVSSTLVHTSTRFGQAGEWVEKIEKATGEKVIDSIVKAEPLGPKTPLDCMVIAPLTGNSLSKFANAMTDTPVLMAAKATLRNRSPVVLAISTNDALGLNGVNLMRLMATKHIYFVPFGQDDPVKKPTSLVARMSDLLPTVQAAIENVQYQPVIVETNKS; this is encoded by the coding sequence GTGAAATTAAAAGGCAAGCGAATTGGCTTCGGGATGACGGGCTCTCATTGCACGTATGAAGAAGTCATGCCACAAATGCAGGTGCTTATGGATGAAGGCGCAAAAGTCGTTCCAATTGTAAGCTCCACACTTGTTCATACGAGTACTCGCTTTGGGCAGGCAGGCGAATGGGTCGAGAAAATCGAGAAGGCTACCGGCGAAAAAGTCATTGATAGCATCGTAAAAGCAGAGCCGCTCGGACCAAAAACTCCATTGGATTGTATGGTGATTGCCCCACTAACTGGAAACTCATTAAGCAAGTTCGCAAACGCCATGACAGATACTCCGGTTTTAATGGCCGCGAAAGCAACACTTCGAAACCGTTCGCCCGTTGTATTGGCCATCTCCACAAATGATGCCCTTGGTCTTAATGGCGTTAATTTAATGCGGCTGATGGCAACGAAGCACATTTATTTTGTGCCGTTTGGTCAAGATGATCCAGTGAAGAAGCCAACCTCTCTGGTGGCTCGGATGTCTGACCTGCTTCCAACGGTACAGGCAGCAATCGAAAATGTACAATATCAGCCCGTCATCGTCGAAACGAACAAATCCTAA
- a CDS encoding aspartate-semialdehyde dehydrogenase: MNTQQTYHVAVVGATGAVGEKMLETLSKRSFPIGKLTLLSSKRSAGKTLVYNNETYEVQEATPESFAGVDIALFSAGGSVSKKLAPEAVKHGAIVIDNTSAFRMDTEVPLVVPEVNPEDLTAHKGIIANPNCSTIQMVAALKPIKERYGLSRVIVSTYQAVSGAGTEAIEEMKQQSRDLLDGKAAEPKILPVGGDKKHYQIAFNAIPQIDVFQDNGYTFEEMKMINETKKILHDEDLSVSATCVRLPVASGHAESVYIETEATDVTAEEIKALLQTAEGVTLQDDPSTQTYPMPALAEGKDDVFVGRVRKDPDVANGIHLWVVSDNLLKGAALNSVQIAERMIEMKLLNS; encoded by the coding sequence ATGAATACACAACAAACCTATCATGTTGCAGTCGTTGGTGCTACTGGCGCTGTAGGCGAGAAAATGCTAGAAACGTTATCGAAACGTTCATTTCCAATCGGGAAACTAACGCTATTATCATCAAAGCGCTCAGCAGGCAAAACGCTTGTCTATAATAACGAAACGTATGAGGTGCAGGAAGCGACACCTGAATCTTTTGCAGGTGTCGACATTGCCCTTTTTAGTGCGGGTGGATCTGTGTCTAAAAAACTAGCTCCAGAAGCTGTCAAGCACGGTGCAATCGTCATTGACAATACGAGCGCGTTTCGAATGGACACAGAAGTTCCTTTGGTCGTACCAGAGGTCAATCCGGAAGATTTAACAGCACACAAAGGCATTATTGCCAATCCAAATTGCTCCACCATCCAAATGGTGGCTGCATTGAAACCGATCAAAGAACGCTACGGGCTTTCCCGAGTGATTGTTTCTACGTACCAGGCTGTATCCGGTGCTGGGACAGAAGCCATTGAGGAGATGAAACAGCAATCACGTGACCTCCTAGACGGCAAAGCAGCAGAGCCAAAGATATTGCCCGTTGGCGGAGACAAAAAGCATTATCAAATTGCTTTTAATGCCATACCGCAAATTGATGTGTTTCAGGACAATGGGTATACGTTTGAAGAAATGAAAATGATAAACGAGACGAAAAAGATTCTTCATGATGAAGACCTTTCTGTGTCTGCAACATGTGTTCGCTTGCCGGTCGCATCTGGTCATGCAGAGTCCGTTTATATCGAAACTGAAGCAACAGATGTAACAGCAGAGGAGATAAAAGCATTGCTTCAGACGGCAGAAGGGGTCACGCTCCAAGACGATCCATCAACGCAAACGTATCCGATGCCCGCACTAGCAGAAGGCAAAGATGATGTGTTCGTCGGCAGAGTGAGAAAAGACCCAGACGTAGCAAATGGCATTCATCTTTGGGTCGTTTCTGACAATCTTTTAAAAGGGGCCGCCTTAAACTCTGTCCAAATTGCCGAACGAATGATTGAAATGAAGCTTTTGAACTCGTAA
- the dapG gene encoding aspartate kinase, with product MAKRIVQKFGGTSVKDEASREQAASHVKRAIKEGYKVVVVVSAIGRQGAPYATDTLLGLVSESTADARSLDLLASCGEVISAVLFTDLLKQKNMTATAMTGAQAGFVTSSDFGDAKITEMKCDSLKKTLESYDVVVVAGFQGMDDQGEVTTLGRGGSDTSASALGAALQAEWIDIFTDVDGVMTADPRIVKSARQIPVVTYTEICNLAYQGAKVIHPRAVEIAMQAKIPIRIRSTHSDSPGTLVTALVKSEAKIADIDERLVTGIAHVANVSQITVKATGDQPIQQAAIFNAMASEGISVDFISITPTYVSYTVSASSTNRAEMVLKTQGHTPFIKKGCAKVSAVGAGMTGVPGVAAKIVAALAAKKINILQSADSHTTIWVLVDGEHMEAAVNALHDVFLLPSEMTTTSVVHEE from the coding sequence ATGGCAAAACGTATTGTCCAAAAGTTTGGTGGAACGTCCGTAAAGGATGAAGCTTCCCGAGAGCAGGCAGCGTCTCATGTGAAGCGAGCGATTAAGGAAGGCTACAAGGTCGTGGTGGTCGTCTCTGCGATTGGAAGGCAGGGAGCACCATATGCCACAGACACGTTGCTCGGTCTCGTGTCAGAATCGACCGCGGATGCTCGCTCGCTTGATTTGTTGGCTTCCTGTGGAGAAGTCATTTCTGCCGTTTTATTTACGGATCTCCTTAAACAGAAAAATATGACGGCTACGGCGATGACTGGGGCGCAGGCAGGTTTTGTCACAAGCAGTGATTTTGGTGATGCCAAAATTACCGAGATGAAATGCGATTCACTAAAAAAAACGTTAGAGTCCTATGATGTCGTCGTTGTAGCTGGTTTTCAAGGGATGGATGATCAAGGTGAGGTGACAACGTTAGGCCGCGGTGGAAGTGATACATCAGCTTCTGCCCTTGGCGCGGCATTACAGGCCGAATGGATCGACATTTTTACAGATGTGGATGGTGTAATGACCGCAGATCCGCGCATTGTCAAATCCGCCCGTCAAATCCCTGTCGTCACGTACACAGAAATTTGCAATTTGGCGTATCAGGGAGCCAAGGTCATTCACCCAAGAGCTGTTGAAATTGCCATGCAGGCAAAAATTCCGATTCGAATTCGTTCGACGCATTCCGATTCTCCTGGAACGCTCGTGACGGCGCTTGTGAAGTCAGAGGCAAAAATCGCGGATATTGATGAACGTCTTGTCACAGGCATTGCTCACGTCGCAAACGTCTCACAAATTACGGTCAAGGCAACGGGCGATCAGCCTATTCAACAAGCTGCGATTTTTAATGCAATGGCATCCGAGGGCATTTCGGTCGATTTTATTTCCATTACGCCGACGTATGTGTCGTATACTGTAAGCGCGTCATCAACAAATCGCGCCGAAATGGTGTTGAAAACACAAGGGCACACGCCTTTCATCAAAAAAGGCTGTGCCAAAGTGTCAGCCGTCGGAGCGGGCATGACTGGCGTGCCAGGTGTAGCGGCAAAAATTGTCGCTGCGCTTGCTGCGAAAAAAATTAACATTCTCCAGTCCGCCGATTCACATACCACTATCTGGGTGCTCGTTGATGGCGAACATATGGAAGCAGCAGTTAATGCATTGCATGATGTGTTTTTACTGCCTTCAGAAATGACAACAACCTCTGTCGTTCATGAAGAGTAA
- the dapA gene encoding 4-hydroxy-tetrahydrodipicolinate synthase yields the protein MDAGHLLTAMVTPFNNKGNVDFQKTTQLIEWLIRKKTTALVVTGTTGEAPTLTKEEMQALWAYTVKEVDGRIPVIAGVGTNDTKESIFLAKKAKLAGVDGIMAVVPYYNKPSEEGIFQHFKAILDEVDLPLMVYHIPSRTGVKMSVDGLVAIAELPGIFAVKESSGDFATVSELITRVPSLAVYTGDDYLALPMSAVGAKGVVSVAAHIVGEEMDHMLTALARGNTVEAARIHRLLMPVFTGMFLAPSPVPVKTALQLSGLDVGGVRLPLAQITQDERTQLQQLLGKLKAL from the coding sequence ATGGATGCTGGTCATTTGCTTACGGCGATGGTGACCCCATTTAACAACAAAGGCAATGTCGATTTCCAAAAAACGACTCAGCTGATTGAATGGCTCATACGCAAAAAAACAACGGCCCTTGTTGTCACGGGTACTACTGGTGAAGCACCGACGTTAACTAAGGAAGAGATGCAAGCCTTATGGGCATACACGGTGAAGGAAGTGGATGGTCGAATCCCTGTGATCGCTGGTGTCGGAACGAATGATACAAAGGAATCCATCTTCCTTGCGAAAAAAGCGAAGCTTGCTGGTGTTGATGGGATCATGGCCGTTGTTCCATACTACAATAAGCCGTCTGAGGAAGGAATCTTCCAACATTTCAAAGCCATTCTCGATGAGGTAGACCTGCCATTGATGGTGTACCATATTCCGAGTCGTACGGGCGTGAAGATGTCAGTGGATGGGCTTGTCGCCATTGCCGAACTGCCTGGAATCTTTGCGGTAAAGGAATCTAGTGGAGATTTTGCTACGGTGTCTGAATTGATTACCCGTGTACCTTCTCTTGCCGTTTACACCGGCGATGATTATTTAGCTTTACCGATGAGTGCGGTCGGGGCGAAAGGTGTCGTGTCGGTAGCTGCACATATTGTTGGAGAGGAAATGGACCATATGCTTACCGCTTTGGCACGGGGGAATACCGTAGAAGCAGCAAGGATTCATCGCTTGTTAATGCCCGTGTTTACCGGTATGTTTTTGGCACCAAGTCCTGTTCCTGTTAAAACGGCACTGCAGCTCTCTGGACTTGATGTAGGTGGCGTTCGCTTGCCGCTTGCTCAAATTACACAAGACGAACGAACGCAGCTTCAGCAGCTATTAGGAAAATTAAAAGCTTTGTAA
- a CDS encoding ClpP family protease: MNPFTNEEETPKEDNEDNEKQDSSDGILSKIQQLGQTEVAKAPESNIHCLNIIGQIEGHLQLPPQNKTTKYEHIIPQIVAIEQNPKIEGLLVLLNTVGGDVEAGLAISEMIASMTKPSVSIVLGGGHSIGVPIAVSTRHSFIAETATMTIHPIRLTGMVIGVPQTFEYLDKMQERVINFVTSHSNIEEEKFKELMLSKGNLTRDIGTNVVGTDAVSYGLIDEVGGVGLAIKKLQELIQESRPEKDKGSVDK; this comes from the coding sequence ATGAATCCGTTCACCAATGAAGAGGAAACACCAAAAGAAGATAACGAAGACAACGAAAAACAAGACTCCTCAGATGGCATCCTTTCAAAAATCCAACAACTTGGACAAACAGAGGTCGCCAAAGCGCCAGAATCCAACATTCATTGTTTAAATATCATTGGACAAATTGAGGGGCATCTTCAATTGCCACCGCAAAATAAAACGACAAAATACGAGCATATCATTCCGCAAATTGTCGCGATTGAACAAAACCCTAAAATCGAAGGACTGCTCGTTTTGCTTAACACAGTAGGTGGAGATGTAGAAGCAGGATTGGCCATTTCTGAAATGATTGCTTCCATGACAAAGCCGAGTGTATCCATTGTTCTTGGTGGAGGACATAGTATAGGCGTGCCAATAGCCGTTAGTACAAGGCATTCTTTTATCGCTGAAACGGCAACGATGACGATCCATCCGATTCGTCTGACAGGGATGGTCATTGGTGTCCCACAAACGTTTGAATATCTCGATAAAATGCAAGAACGCGTCATTAATTTTGTGACCTCACATTCAAATATTGAGGAAGAAAAATTTAAAGAGTTGATGCTCTCAAAAGGCAATTTAACACGAGATATCGGCACAAACGTCGTAGGTACAGATGCGGTTTCTTATGGTTTGATTGATGAGGTGGGTGGAGTTGGCTTAGCCATTAAAAAACTGCAAGAACTTATTCAAGAAAGCAGACCGGAGAAGGATAAAGGAAGTGTCGATAAATGA
- a CDS encoding YlzJ-like family protein, whose amino-acid sequence MILYTSMPEELIFQPDEKVFQNRMTLQVGGCSLLVEKTTEAQFRVVQVLSSDPSHYLMEAYTPGQILSNLS is encoded by the coding sequence ATGATCTTATATACTTCAATGCCTGAGGAACTTATTTTTCAGCCTGATGAGAAGGTGTTCCAAAATCGTATGACACTTCAAGTGGGAGGTTGCTCTTTGCTCGTCGAAAAAACGACAGAGGCACAGTTCCGAGTTGTTCAAGTGCTGAGCTCCGATCCATCACACTATTTAATGGAGGCCTATACGCCCGGGCAAATCCTTTCGAATCTGTCTTAA